The DNA region tttaattactttcacttttttaatgatattattctaaaatctttcaactaattaatattttatttctaatgatttttattattattcttgatATTAAGTTGGCACATCCTAGTGAATAacactaaaagaaaaaagtgtatttttttattaacaacaatcttaattattcatttaggggcttaatcataaatttatcattcatttttaaatgtGTATTTTGTGAAAATTAAACCCAAGTCTTTTTTCACAAACTTAGTATGTTGTTATCTGAGTTATATTTATTactgaaaatgtattttttttaaactatgactaataaaattaaatgatattaatttttttaattcattaaaaaataattaattttacttatatttaaattgGTTGAGAATTTCAAGCATCATAATTCCATCCAACATTTTTCAAGTACTTAGAAGATTTGAAGTTTAACACTTCAACCGAAGTGTAGTGACGAGCCTTATCTCAAAAGTTCTTCTTTTGCAAACACTGTCCAATTTACAAACTCTCCACCTCACATAATGGTTTCAAATTCAATGTTAATGGCTTCTTCTCTGCATTCACCTTGCACCCTCTTCAGTTCCCACAAGCTTTGTTCTTCTTCGATCAAAACCATCTCAAAACAAAGCCACACATTTCTCCATAGAAATCCCTCTCTCCATCGCCCTTTGAGTTTGGGTTCCAAAAGGGTTCTTCCTTCAGTTTGCTTCTTTAATACTGGAGACAAATCTGACTCCAAGGCAATTTCTCAGcctttcttatattatttagtGTTGTTTCCTACACAATTACTTTCCcagaatatttaattttataaactatGGTGGGAATTGTTGTTTGATGAAATGTTTATGACTTTCTATGAAACTTGTGACAGGctaaaaaatgaataagaaaatgtttttttttttttaatgtgagtATCTGGTGATTAGGCTTTTGGTTAATTTTATACCAAATTTACTATGATGATTTGGTTCCCTTTGCATGAGTGAATTTGAGTGTTTTTTCAGTGGCACCTATGAGTTAAAGGTCTttatgttgtttgtttttgtttacaaaaatatatgataatgtGCCACTGAAATGTGATGAGGATCTTTATGTTTCCCTTAGCAAATAGCTGTTGaaagaatttaatttcataCACTATCGAACTTTATACTgtcaatcaattagaaattaccctaaatatttctttttaagtaattattacaTTAGTGAGTAATTTTACCATCTTACCATAACATGACAGTTTACTATTAAGTGACAATGTAAACAACTTTTATATCATCAGtacattctaattaaaattctatataaaaaaatattgtataaattacttgtactgttcttttttttctttttcaggaaTCGGGATGGCCTATTCTCAGGCGATGGGAGGTGCCTTGGCAATGGCAAACAGTTTCACTGACCTCTCTTGCCTGTGGATTGGGGTGTGTTTTGAATAGCTGTTATGATTTCATATCAAACTTGAAATATTGCAAATGTACAGAGGAAGATGCCATCTAGAGACTTCTTACCTATACTGTCAAATGGTTTACATGTTATAATTGATTTCTATGTTACTGATTGTGTTGTATGTTGGGCCATTAATTTATTCCCTGGCAGTTTTGTGTTGACAGGTTTGACTGAAGCAATTGCCTTACCATATCTCGGGATCAAACCTGATGTGCTAAGTTTAGATGACAAGGCAGAGATACTTTTATTCGATCAGAGGTACACAATTAATTTGGACTCTTACCGTTGTAATTCTGGAAGTTAGTTGGTAAACTGTGAAACAACTTCCACTTTTTGGTTCTGATTTGTTCTTGATGAGTTATTCTCTTGTTAAGAATATGTGAAGCCACATTTTATATATCAAGATCACATGATGTTCATGGCAGTGACTGATATGCATTCAATTTTTAGGCTGTCATTTAGTACCTTATGCTTGCTTTATAACATTTACTTTTTGTTGAATTATAGAAGGGGGGATTTTAGAGTTCGAGGGAGGTTCTGCATATCATCCATATAGGCTCTTGATAGACTTACTGGAGACTATTTCCTTGGATAATATTAATAGAGTGCAACTCCCTCCCTAGACTTTAATACTCAAACACTAAAAGCATTTTATCTTGTGATGACTGATGCATGAACATACTATTTGCTAAGTgcaataactattattatttccAACAGTTTTAAACTTTAGACCTCTGTCTTGTTAACTAGTCGGCCTTATGTCAGGAAGTATCTAGTCAGCTAGATCCATCTATAAACAGAAAAGTACCAAAAACCTTTGACTTTTCTACTGTCTGTTCCTAATTATTCCAATTTTCTTTCCAGTGTTGAAGACAGTCCATAAAGTTTTGTAttactttcttattttatcCTATGTCTTGACAGCATCACAACTGCTGTTGTACTTGGAATCATATATAGTGTTGCCAACACTTTCCAGCCACTTCCTGAAGACTTCTTCAAATACGGTATTATCATTTAAGAACACTTCAATTATATCTAGGATACAGGCAAAAAGTTTCTAACATGAGCAATATGTGAGAGGTTCTGAGTATAGTGCCTATAGGCACAACCAATCTAGAgctcaaaataatattaaaataaattcaacatGGATTTCAATAtagactttattattattttaatacatcTAGAGCTGTTGATTGATTACACTTACAGACACTGCTCTTGcaagaattatttttcaatgtttaaataaatgactagcTTCATACCTTaagacttttgaaagaattaataatttatttaagttcaCTGCCACCAATACGAACCGGTTTGTGCCTTGATGAACTTGCCATATCTCTGTCTTGTTGCATCATGTTGGTTTAAATCTCATTTTAATCAGATGTTTAGTTTGCAATTGGCTTTTATTTAGAAGAATTAGAATATGTTACACACTGACGCCTTTTCCATTCAATGGTAAAACATTGTTACAGATTTGAGGGAACCTTTCAATCTTCAAAAGGGTTGGCTTTTGTGGGCTGGAATTGGACTTGCTGGTGCCATACTTGCCATTTCATTGACCGGAGTTGCTGTGTCTTTCTTCAATGGAGAAACCCCACAAAGAGAGGTTCATGttctatttttgaaattttacagGAAGATGCAGATGTAATTCTTAGTTTCTATATGTTAAACTATTTTCTTTGTAGTATGGGGGAGGCCATTTAGGGTTACTGATTTTCAAATAGCAGTAGTATTGAACCACTGATCTTAGAATTACATCACAGTTGTTCATAGTATGTTGCCAACTTGCCATCATGGTATTGATAATCATGGCTAACTAGAGGCAGATCAGATTAGCTTTATCTAATGATGAGTATGAATAAACTATCCTTGTGTACCTCAGCAGAACTAATCCGTCTTGATAAGAATAATTACTTTGTTCTGTTAAAAATTGCCTTATATAACGGGGTTTAATTTTTACGGATTTATAACCTTGTGGATATCTCTTATATGCTTCTATAAACTACTTTTCAGACTGATGCTCTTGTTCGCTTGCTTCCGTTAATTGGATCTTCAAATCTCAGGTAATTTAAGATATTCTGTTCCCTTATTTTAAATTGTAGTTGTGACTTCAGATGCTTTGATTACAGAAATTGCAGTAAAATATGGCTTATGCGGCCAAATCGCAGTTGCAGAGGTATCTAAAACCACAACATTGTGGTGACAACTGCGGTTATGGACTACAATTTTAAATCATAGCCTTTTtatcaatgaaaaaaattgtcaaaagtTTCCATCTATGTTCTGTATTCCCGATTCTCAAGtaattgattgattgtgtttaattTCATTGCAGCACTGCCTGCTTGGTGGGCATCACAGGTGTTCTTGCTCCACTCCTTGAGGAGACTGTTTTTCGGGGATTTTTTATGACTTCCCTCACTAAGTGGTATTGGTTGCCTTCATATCTTTTCCTTTCCATTTAATCCCATGAGATTTCTTGatcatgttctttttttttccccttttagcattcatttcatatattataataaaatattgttaaagaACCTGCAGCTTGCCCTGAAAGTAAgactttttcattttgaattagaTATTCATTGACTGGGTAATTGAACAGAGAATGTTTCAACAACGCTTATCCTTGAACGAAGGAGAAATTGATTAGGATGCATAGTGCTAGCTAGTTGCTAAGTTTCTGTCCTTATTGAAGTTTACCTTCAGGAGATTTTATATATAGCTTATACCGTGGGAATTGGGAATGTTTggtcttatatattttttaaggtccaacttCTAGTCCATAAAACTCCAACCAATGCACTACTTGTTTATACACAAACTTGAGCTTTTCAAAATACTCTCTATACTTTATATAAAAGCATACAGAGGTTTCTAAAATGACTAATGAGACTGCTATGCAGCCTATGCTGTATgttattatagtaaaaatatgTAAAGAATTGTCTGATTTAGGTCCAGACTCAAGATATAGACTATGCAAGAGGGATAATTTGAAAGAGGGAAGAGAAATAGCAATGTCATGTGAGAagaaaagattttgaatttgattgataGTTTCATCTTTTCACTGCCTACTAaaatttgatttagttttacTCTTTGGATCTTCTTAGTTCTTGCTTAGGTGGCCTGAAAAAGTAAAAGCcttgttaataaatatatataaaaggtaaCTAAACCCAATATAATCAAATCCCAAACAAAGCCATAGTTAACTGTTTTAAGATATGTTTGAAATATGCTTTATATTCTTCATTGCCATCATTGGATCATCAATTGTGGAAAATTTGTTGTGGTGTGTATTTAGTGATTAGTGATCTCGAGGAAAAATAATTACTCATGGATTCTGAACAGTTCCAAAAACAGTATTATGATAAggtcatattttgttttttattttatttttaatgcatAAACTAATAGTTTGTTGGTCTGAGTTCTTTGGATTAGCAGTGTTAGGCTAGATCAAAACTTAttctttgtaaaaaataatctatatcAGTGAATCTATTTGTGTGCAAAATTTGTAGATTTAGCTTACTGAGATGCATCATTGATGCCTAAACTTGtttgtttaagtatttttgtGAATTGATTGTTACTTACTGGTACAATTTTTCTCATTCATCATTCTCACTGTAGGGTTCCTACGCCAGTTGCTGTTGTCATTAGTGCTGCTGTTTTTGCCCTTGCACATCTCACTCCTGGAGAATTTCCCCAATTGTTTGTTCTAGGTATCGTGTAAAAACATGATAACATGATCTTCAGAAAGGGAACAATGAAGTTTTCTATTATAATGTTTGGGTAGACACtgaatataaaatgatttaatttgaacaaggggaaatgaaaaaaaaaagggtcttTTGACTTGAGAAAATGTATTTGTATTCAGTTTCtattttcacaaataattacaaaaatgtcattgctttttttatatatacatattttctgttgttttaattatttgctacacaattatttgaatataggaaataaagtgaaaacaatgatatttttgtaattatttgtagatgtagaaaatgaaaatagaaaaatctaCTTGCTCTTGAAAGATGCAATTGTTCCTCCATCTActgaagaaaataacagaaatttgtGACGTGTAGGGACTGCTTTGGGGTTTTCATATGCTCAAACTCACAACCTTCTCACTCCCATCACTATCCATTCTTTTTGGAACTCAGGAGTTATATTATTTCTTACTTTTCTGCAGGTATTAATTATAACTCATGTATGTGTTTGCTCAGTATGGTTTACTGGTAACAATATGCAGATCCTGTTagtttttacaattattttttttccattactAACAATGCTTCTTTCTCTGTTTGTATATATAGCTTCAAGGGTACGATATCAGAGAATTATTGCAGGCAACTTGATGGAAAAAATTTCTCCTTTGCATGGATGTGGAGCATCATGTACAGTATATAATACAAATCCATTTCTTTGCTTATCTGCGCTCCTTTCCGTGCTGTAAAACATAATCAGATTGTTCTTTGGAACAGTGAAGTAGGTAATAATAATTTACCATGACAGTTAAAATATGCTATGCACTTAAAAATTTTCAGAGGCCCTGGTTGACAAGAAATAGGGCTTCGTTTGGATATCCAATGTTGAACAGAGTAGAGGAGATCAAAATGGAATAGAATAAATGCATTATTCTTTCGGGTAAAATATGTTtctagtttttgtatttttggtaaaatttagttttagtctTCAAACTTCAACTTCGATAAATTTGGTTTCTGAACTTtactaaaaacaataatttccaTCACTTCTCATAGTGAAAACCATGTGATGAGGGACGgaaatcattgtttttttttttttgaagtttagGGATCAAATTGATTAAAGTTAAAGTATGATGACTAATACCAAATTTCACTAAAAGAGCAAaactaaacatattttaccATTTTTCCCCATCAAATGTGTTTGAATATCAATTCAGCTAAACTAAATCGACGTTCAATGCTAATCTAACACTGATATTGTTGTTACGTTTGTGCATTGGAAAGTGAAAATCTCGGAGGCCAATCAAATGGGATTCCAAAGACACTCTGAAATAGTCTATTATTGGGAATTTGGGATGCTTATGGAGTAGAATAAAATCTGTTTTATTATTTGGAAAGGAAACTAAACAGAATGCGTTTTGGGGCATGTTTATATAAACTTCTCTATAAGCatttataagagaagaaaatgagaagaaaaaataaaataaaattctacctaaaattaacttataagttaaaaattagcTTTTAGAAAGTTAATGTGTGAGAGAGCGTTTACAAATGAGAAATGCCCAAGACCACTCTCGATGTTTTTTGTGACAATCAGAACGAAAGAGATTGTTGATCTGGGCATTTGTTTCTCGCGACACCTTCTCCAAAGTCTCCTCCAAATCAAATATAGTTAAGTAAATGGCAGGACAAGCTTTAGAGGACTTTGACAATTTCACGTTTAGCATCACTTTCGGCGGTGATCATGATTGTTGCGATAGTGACAACGACATTTCAATACATGATAACGATTCTTCAAACTCCTTTCTTTTTAACAACATTTGTGATATTGACATCATATGAGTAGAAATTGAAAACTCTAACATTCCAAGTAGATTAGAATCGTATGGAAACAAACTTAACTGCAATGATGGTGGAAACTCCAACATCAAATGGCATGTGATTTTGCCGATCTAAATGGTGAATGATAAATCATAATTTGAGTGATATTTTATGTGAGTTGTCGTGTTATTTTGTGTATTTTCTTGGTAAAATTCACGTTTGAATATTAGTTTTCATCTTGTAGAAGTATAATCGCTCAATcaagtaaaaaaagttaaaaaatacacaatttcatgaaaatctgATGTTATTTT from Glycine soja cultivar W05 chromosome 8, ASM419377v2, whole genome shotgun sequence includes:
- the LOC114423287 gene encoding uncharacterized protein LOC114423287 isoform X4, with protein sequence MVSNSMLMASSLHSPCTLFSSHKLCSSSIKTISKQSHTFLHRNPSLHRPLSLGSKRVLPSVCFFNTGDKSDSKESGWPILRRWEVPWQWQTVSLTSLACGLGCVLNSCYDFISNLKYCKCLTEAIALPYLGIKPDVLSLDDKAEILLFDQSITTAVVLGIIYSVANTFQPLPEDFFKYDLREPFNLQKGWLLWAGIGLAGAILAISLTGVAVSFFNGETPQRETDALVRLLPLIGSSNLSTACLVGITGVLAPLLEETVFRGFFMTSLTKWVPTPVAVVISAAVFALAHLTPGEFPQLFVLGINYNSCMCLLSMVYCFKGTISENYCRQLDGKNFSFAWMWSIMYSI
- the LOC114423287 gene encoding uncharacterized protein LOC114423287 isoform X5, producing MVSNSMLMASSLHSPCTLFSSHKLCSSSIKTISKQSHTFLHRNPSLHRPLSLGSKRVLPSVCFFNTGDKSDSKESGWPILRRWEVPWQWQTVSLTSLACGLGFVLTGLTEAIALPYLGIKPDVLSLDDKAEILLFDQSITTAVVLGIIYSVANTFQPLPEDFFKYDLREPFNLQKGWLLWAGIGLAGAILAISLTGVAVSFFNGETPQRETDALVRLLPLIGSSNLSTACLVGITGVLAPLLEETVFRGFFMTSLTKWVPTPVAVVISAAVFALAHLTPGEFPQLFVLGTALGFSYAQTHNLLTPITIHSFWNSGVILFLTFLQLQGYDIRELLQAT
- the LOC114423287 gene encoding uncharacterized protein LOC114423287 isoform X2 is translated as MVSNSMLMASSLHSPCTLFSSHKLCSSSIKTISKQSHTFLHRNPSLHRPLSLGSKRVLPSVCFFNTGDKSDSKESGWPILRRWEVPWQWQTVSLTSLACGLGFVLTGLTEAIALPYLGIKPDVLSLDDKAEILLFDQSITTAVVLGIIYSVANTFQPLPEDFFKYDLREPFNLQKGWLLWAGIGLAGAILAISLTGVAVSFFNGETPQRETDALVRLLPLIGSSNLSTACLVGITGVLAPLLEETVFRGFFMTSLTKWVPTPVAVVISAAVFALAHLTPGEFPQLFVLGTALGFSYAQTHNLLTPITIHSFWNSGVILFLTFLQVLIITHVCVCSVWFTASRVRYQRIIAGNLMEKISPLHGCGASCTVYNTNPFLCLSALLSVL
- the LOC114423287 gene encoding uncharacterized protein LOC114423287 isoform X3 translates to MVSNSMLMASSLHSPCTLFSSHKLCSSSIKTISKQSHTFLHRNPSLHRPLSLGSKRVLPSVCFFNTGDKSDSKESGWPILRRWEVPWQWQTVSLTSLACGLGCVLNSCYDFISNLKYCKCLTEAIALPYLGIKPDVLSLDDKAEILLFDQSITTAVVLGIIYSVANTFQPLPEDFFKYDLREPFNLQKGWLLWAGIGLAGAILAISLTGVAVSFFNGETPQRETDALVRLLPLIGSSNLSTACLVGITGVLAPLLEETVFRGFFMTSLTKWVPTPVAVVISAAVFALAHLTPGEFPQLFVLGTALGFSYAQTHNLLTPITIHSFWNSGVILFLTFLQLQGYDIRELLQAT
- the LOC114423287 gene encoding uncharacterized protein LOC114423287 isoform X6, which translates into the protein MPSRDFLPILSNGLTEAIALPYLGIKPDVLSLDDKAEILLFDQSITTAVVLGIIYSVANTFQPLPEDFFKYDLREPFNLQKGWLLWAGIGLAGAILAISLTGVAVSFFNGETPQRETDALVRLLPLIGSSNLSTACLVGITGVLAPLLEETVFRGFFMTSLTKWVPTPVAVVISAAVFALAHLTPGEFPQLFVLGTALGFSYAQTHNLLTPITIHSFWNSGVILFLTFLQVLIITHVCVCSVWFTASRVRYQRIIAGNLMEKISPLHGCGASCTVYNTNPFLCLSALLSVL
- the LOC114423287 gene encoding uncharacterized protein LOC114423287 isoform X1, with product MVSNSMLMASSLHSPCTLFSSHKLCSSSIKTISKQSHTFLHRNPSLHRPLSLGSKRVLPSVCFFNTGDKSDSKESGWPILRRWEVPWQWQTVSLTSLACGLGCVLNSCYDFISNLKYCKCLTEAIALPYLGIKPDVLSLDDKAEILLFDQSITTAVVLGIIYSVANTFQPLPEDFFKYDLREPFNLQKGWLLWAGIGLAGAILAISLTGVAVSFFNGETPQRETDALVRLLPLIGSSNLSTACLVGITGVLAPLLEETVFRGFFMTSLTKWVPTPVAVVISAAVFALAHLTPGEFPQLFVLGTALGFSYAQTHNLLTPITIHSFWNSGVILFLTFLQVLIITHVCVCSVWFTASRVRYQRIIAGNLMEKISPLHGCGASCTVYNTNPFLCLSALLSVL